In a genomic window of Brassica rapa cultivar Chiifu-401-42 chromosome A10, CAAS_Brap_v3.01, whole genome shotgun sequence:
- the LOC103845628 gene encoding uncharacterized protein LOC103845628 isoform X2 translates to MSKEIAIRTGESSPPLLFRQVSPGPSDSTLQFRLLHFWNARKNVKGGPEILLGVEMLMIDAEGTLAQGFIGQNRRSQYEKELERGRVYTLTTFYASNSKVMYHVADQRLVICISHDSALSKDEEDVESILTERFRVHSFSDFEANCDLRGDLHDVVGHLKLVDGQALHQRPVLCTKDGSVSRKVTVHLQLKDGPVVNVYLWDEAAESFRLKFDASATTPTVLLVTTVNPKRLGGKLCLSSMSSSRVFLDEDVDPTSEYLTWLSANPSATSLVNPVEVVKAETLTISEIAAFLKREPAKLGAEWYYIACKDCQTKLNRGPTTLLCPKCRNEDATALANYRVELSVYDNEAQCTFIILGDAGKELTGRKASELIDAYVQENGGDEAELEVPLPQCFIDTIGQTKKFRIKVSPYNFTSTRISLTATKIISPAVLPPKNTPLSTPLSLLGAQNRRPGAEVGILEVAESSGSGTSATDDQKGAKRIKRSG, encoded by the exons ATGTCGAAAGAGATCGCAATCCGCACCGGCGAATCTTCCCCTCCTCTCCTCTTCCGCCAAGTTTCTCCCGGACCCAGCGATTCCACCCTGCAGTTCCGGCTTCTCCATTTCTGGAATGCTCGGAAGAACGTCAAAGGAGGACCAGAGATCCTTCTTGGGGTCGAGATGCTGATGATCGATGCGgag GGAACTTTAGCTCAGGGGTTCATCGGTCAGAACCGTCGGAGCCAGTATGAGAAAGAGCTTGAGCGTGGGAGGGTCTACACATTGACAACCTTCTATGCATCAAACAGCAAGGTGATGTACCATGTTGCTGATCAGAGGCTGGTAATCTGCATCTCACACGACTCTGCCCTGtcaaaagatgaagaagacgtTGAAAGCATTTTGACAGAGCGCTTCAGAGTCCATTCCTTTTCAGACTTTGAAGCAAACTGCGATCTCAGAGGGGATCTTCACG ATGTTGTTGGCCACCTTAAGCTGGTTGATGGCCAGGCTCTCCATCAGCGTCCGGTTTTGTGCACCAAGGATGGCTCAGTTTCTCGGAAAGTGACGGTCCATTTGCAGCTTAAAGA TGGTCCAGTGGTGAACGTGTATTTATGGGACGAGGCCGCAGAAAGTTTCCGCTTGAAGTTTGACGCAAGTGCAACCACTCCAACGGTTCTTCTGGTCACAACTGTCAATCCGAAAAGGCTCGGGG GGAAGTTGTGCCTAAGTTCCATGTCCTCTTCAAGGGTGTTTTTGGACGAAGATGTTGACCCCACCAGTGAATACTTGACCTG GTTGAGTGCGAACCCTTCTGCCACTTCTTTGGTCAACCCAGTTGAGGTTGTCAAAGCTGAGACTCTCACAATAAGTGAGATTGCTGCGTTCCTCAAACGTGAGCCTGCTAAG CTTGGGGCTGAGTGGTATTACATTGCTTGCAAAGATTGCCAGACCAAGCTAAACCGTGGTCCGACAACCTTGCTTTGTCCAAAATGCCGCAATGAAGATGCTACTGCATTAGCCAA CTATCGGGTGGAGCTTTCTGTTTATGATAATGAGGCGCAGTGCACGTTCATCATCCTCGGCGATGCTGGAAAAGAGCTCACTGGCAGAAAAGCATCAGAGTTGATTGACGCCTATGTTCAG GAAAATGGTGGAGATGAGGCTGAGCTTGAAGTTCCACTGCCACAGTGTTTTATTGACACAATTGGCCAGACAAAGAAATTCAGGATCAAGGTCTCCCCCTACAATTTCACTTCAACCCGAATTTCCTTGACCGCTACCAAGATAATCTCACCAGCAGTTTTACCACCAAAAAATACGCCACTCAGCACGCCACTTTCTCTTCTTGGCGCACAAAACCGTCGTCCAGGAGCTGAAGTGGGAATCTTAGAGGTAGCTGAGAGCAGCGGTAGTGGTACTTCCGCCACTGACGACCAGAAGGGAGCTAAGCGTATCAAGCGTAGTGGCTAG
- the LOC103845624 gene encoding beta-glucosidase BoGH3B, which yields METLSKALCLLLLFCTLAAADTGGAPKYKDPKQPLGARIRDLMNRMTLQEKIGQMVQIERTVATPDVMKNYFIGSVLSGGGSVPAPKATPEAWVNMVNEIQKAALSTRLGIPMIYGIDAVHGHNNVYGATIFPHNVGLGVTRDPMLLKRIGEATALEVRATGIPYAFAPCIAVCRDPRWGRCYESYSEDYRIVQEMTEIITGLQGDLPTERRGVPFVGGKSKVAACAKHFVGDGGTVRGIDENNTVIDSNGLYGIHMPGYYKAINKGVATVMVSYSALNDLRMHANKELVTGFLKDKLKFRGFVISDWQGIDRITNPPHLNYSYSVYAGISAGIDMIMVPYNYTEFIDEINSQIKSNLIPMSRIDDAVKRILRVKFTMGLFEEPLADLTFANQLGSKEHRELAREAVRKSLVLLKNGKKGDKPLLPLPKKTGKILVAGTHADNLGYQCGGWTITWQGLDGNDLTIGTTILAAVKNTVAPTTQVVYNQNPDANFVKSGEFDYAVVVVGEPPYAEMYGDSTNLTISEPGPSTIGNVCGGVKCVVVVVSGRPVVMEPYVSTIDALVAAWLPGTEGQGVADALFGDYGFTGKLARTWFKSVEQLPMNVGDQHYDPLYPFGFGLTTQPSKL from the exons ATGGAGACTTTGAGTAAGGCTTTATGTCTTCTCCTGCTGTTCTGTACCCTGGCCGCTGCTGATACTGGGGGTGCTCCAAAGTACAAAGACCCAAAGCAGCCTTTGGGTGCAAGAATCAGGGACCTGATGAACCGTATGACTCTCCAAGAGAAGATTGGTCAGATGGTTCAGATCGAACGCACCGTCGCCACTCCTGATGTCATGAAGAACTACTTCATTG GGAGTGTGTTGAGCGGTGGAGGAAGTGTGCCTGCACCAAAGGCCACACCTGAAGCTTGGGTGAACATGGTCAATGAGATTCAAAAGGCTGCTCTTTCCACCCGCCTTGGGATCCCCATGATCTATGGGATTGATGCTGTCCACGGTCACAACAACGTGTACGGCGCCACCATTTTCCCTCACAATGTAGGCCTTGGAGTCACCAG GGATCCTATGCTTCTTAAGAGGATTGGGGAAGCAACAGCACTTGAAGTTAGAGCGACTGGAATCCCATATGCCTTTGCTCCCTGCATTGCA GTTTGTAGGGATCCGAGATGGGGAAGATGCTACGAGAGCTATAGTGAGGATTATAGAATAGTCCAGGAGATGACTGAGATTATAACCGGTTTGCAAGGTGACCTCCCTACCGAGCGAAGAGGTGTTCCCTTTGTCGGTGGAAA ATCAAAAGTTGCGGCTTGTGCTAAGCATTTTGTGGGAGATGGAGGTACAGTGAGAGGGATAGATGAGAACAACACTGTGATTGACTCAAATGGCCTATACGGAATTCACATGCCTGGTTATTACAAGGCTATAAACAAGGGTGTTGCAACGGTTATGGTGTCATACTCTGCCTTGAACGATTTGAGAATGCATGCTAACAAGGAACTCGTCACTGGTTTCCTCAAGGACAAGTTGAAGTTCAGA GGTTTTGTTATTTCGGATTGGCAGGGGATTGATAGGATCACGAATCCTCCTCATCTTAACTATTCATACTCCGTTTACGCTGGAATCAGCGCTGGAATCGACATG ATCATGGTGCCATACAACTACACAGAGTTTATAGATGAAATCAACAGCCAGATAAAGAGTAATCTGATCCCTATGAGCAGGATTGATGACGCTGTGAAGAGAATCTTAAGGGTCAAATTCACAATGGGACTCTTTGAGGAGCCACTTGCTGATCTCACCTTTGCCAACCAACTTGGTAGCAAG GAACACAGGGAGCTAGCTCGTGAAGCCGTGAGGAAATCTCTAGTGCTGCTCAAGAATGGTAAGAAAGGAGATAAACCGTTGCTTCCTCTCCCTAAGAAGACGGGAAAGATCCTTGTGGCGGGAACACACGCTGATAACTTGGGGTATCAATGTGGTGGCTGGACCATCACTTGGCAAGGCCTTGACGGCAACGACCTCACCATTG GTACAACGATCCTTGCGGCTGTGAAGAATACAGTGGCTCCAACCACACAAGTCGTCTACAACCAAAACCCCGATGCAAACTTCGTCAAGTCTGGTGAATTTGACTACGCCGTTGTGGTCGTGGGTGAGCCGCCTTATGCTGAGATGTATGGGGACAGCACAAACCTGACCATAAGTGAACCTGGTCCGAGCACGATAGGGAACGTGTGCGGAGGAGTGAAGTGTGTGGTGGTTGTTGTCTCTGGGCGTCCCGTGGTGATGGAGCCTTATGTCTCGACCATTGATGCCCTTGTGGCAGCTTGGCTTCCGGGGACGGAAGGTCAAGGGGTTGCTGATGCTCTGTTTGGTGATTATGGGTTCACTGGAAAGTTGGCTCGGACATGGTTTAAGTCGGTGGAGCAGTTGCCGATGAATGTTGGCGACCAGCACTACGACCCGTTGTACCCGTTCGGTTTTGGGTTGACCACACAACCATCCAAGTTGTAG
- the LOC103845625 gene encoding serine/threonine-protein kinase TOUSLED has protein sequence MFEKPAQALAMSDEMVIQFSSNSSNQSDHSLPDKLAKLEARLTGKTASSAKPLQLSVWSSPSTAAAGSSEASISDSDDENTGDFLIRANTKKRHKVQHFNNTTTTSTVVELAEPQEAASDGRKNEAETKTGLDVTVSKKKQGRARASSTGRGRGSKANNDVTKSQSLVSAQLNVSDHKDLGPDGQLRNGEGSRHDDDVSSLRAKITVLEEELSESRQDSSEHQNLIRKLENELKDLKDQEQQVKQKTTKVISDLLISVSKSERQEARTKVKHDSLRLGSVGVLRTGTIIAETWEDGQMLKDLNAQLKQLLETKEVIERQRKLLKKRQNGDKSDGTDSESGAQEEDIIPDEIYKSRLASIKREEEVVLRERERYELEKGQLIKEMKRIRDEDGSRFNHFPVLNCRYALLNLLGKGGFSEVYKAYDLVNHRYVACKLHGLNAQWSEEKKQSYIRHAMREYDIHKDLVHHHIVRLWDIFRIDLDTFCTVLEYCSGKDLDAVLKATPNLPEKEAKIVIVQIVRGLVYLNKRSQKIIHYDLKPGNVLFDEFGVAKVTDFGLSKIVEDDAGSQGMELTSQGAGTYWYLPPECFELSKTPMISSKVDVWSVGVLFYQMLFKKRPFGHDQSQERILREDTIIKAKKVEFPAKPAISNEAKDLIRRCLTYNQADRPDVLTLAQDPYLSYTKK, from the exons ATGTTTGAGAAGCCTGCTCAAGCGTTGGCAATGTCGGATGAGATGGTGATCCAATTCTCCTCCAATTCTTCCAATCAGTCCGATCACTCTCTCCCCGACAAACTCGCTAAGCTCGAGGCCCGCTTGACCGGCAAAACCGCCTCCTCCGCCAAGCCACTGCAGCTCTCCGTCTGGTCATCTCCTTCCACCGCCGCGGCGGGATCGTCGGAGGCCTCTATCAGTGATTCCGACGACGAG AATACAGGAGACTTCCTCATCCGAGCCAATACCAAAAAGCGCCACAAAGTTCAACACTTTAacaacaccaccaccacctccactGTTGTTGAACTTGCTGAG CCCCAAGAGGCGGCATCCGATGGAAGGAAAAACGAGGCTGAGACCAAGACTGGCCTTGATGTAACTGTAAGTAAGAAGAAACAAGGTCGAGCTCGGGCTTCGTCAACAGGCAGAGGGCGTGGTTCTAAAGCTAATAACGATGTCACCAAATCTCAGTCTTTGGTATCAGCTCAACTTAATGTCTCTGATCACAAG GATTTGGGGCCTGATGGACAGCTCAGGAATGGTGAAGGCTCTCGCCATGAT GACGATGTGTCATCTTTACGTGCAAAAATCACTGTGCTGGAGGAGGAATTATCTGAATCTCGACAAGATTCTTCTGAGCACCAGAATCTTATACGGAAGCTTGAGAAT GAGTTAAAAGATCTAAAAGATCAGGAACAACAAGTGAAGCAAAAG ACAACTAAAGTAATATCTGACCTTCTAATATCTGTTTCCAAAAGTGAGAGACAAGAAGCAAGGACAAAAGTCAAACATGATTCTTTGCGATTAGGCAGCGTTGGTGTACTCAG GACGGGAACCATCATAGCTGAGACATGGGAGGACGGACAAATGTTGAAAGATCTGAATGCTCAACTT AAACAATTGCTGGAAACCAAGGAGGTTATTGAGAGACAAAGAAAACTCCTAAAGAAACGACAGAATGGTG ATAAGAGTGACGGGACTGATTCAGAATCAGGAGCACAAGAGGAAGATATCATCCCCGATGAGATTTACAAGTCTCGCCTTGCTAGTATCAAGCGG GAGGAGGAAGTGGTTTTgcgtgagagagagaggtatGAACTGGAGAAGGGTCAGCTTATAAAGGAGATGAAGCGCATACGAGATGAAGATGGTTCTCGGTTCAACCATTTCCCAGTTTTGAATTGCCGATATGCGCTTCTAAATCTTCTTGGTAAAGGAGGATTTAGTGAAGTCTATAAG GCATATGATTTGGTGAATCATAGATATGTTGCGTGCAAGCTTCATGGTTTAAACGCTCAGTGGAGTGAAGAAAAAAAGCAAAGTTACATCCGACATGCCATGAGAGAATATGATATCCATAAAGATCTTGTGCATCACCACATTGTCCGGCTTTGGGATATATTTAGAATTGACCTGGATACATTCTGCACTGTTCTGGAATATTGTAGTG GAAAAGACCTTGATGCGGTTTTGAAGGCAACACCTAATCTTCCTGAGAAAGAAGCAAAGATTGTCATTGTACAAATAGTTCGAGGCCTTGTGTATCTGAACAAAAGATCACAGAAGATAATTCACTATGATTTGAAGCCAGGGAATGTTCTATTTGATGAGTTTGGAGTCGCAAAAGTGACTGATTTTGGTCTTAGCAAGATTGTGGAAGACGATGCTGGTTCCCAAGGAATGGAGCTTACATCACAGGGAGCTGGAACCTACTG GTACTTGCCCCCAGAATGTTTTGAGCTTAGCAAAACTCCTATGATCTCATCAAAG GTTGATGTATGGTCGGTTGGTGTTCTGTTTTACCAAATGCTATTTAAAAAACGACCCTTTGGACATGACCAAAGCCAAGAACGGATACTACGAGAAGACACAATCATTAAAGCCAAAAAAGTTGAGTTCCCAGCAAAACCTGCCATCTCAAATGAAGCAAAG GATTTGATTCGACGATGTCTAACATATAACCAAGCAGATAGGCCCGATGTTCTAACACTGGCACAGGATCCGTATCTTTCCTACACTAAGAAATGA
- the LOC103845626 gene encoding F-box protein At3g26010, translating to MAMETKTHLLEVLQTEILARLPLKTISRFKSVCKTWKSTIESAYFRRLFLSLNRNSSSSSWSLMYARDELVVFHGHKTWDLPKSPVSLIPHSFRSCYIGDCEYRDSSGGLVLITDVSDKASCYVGSPVTQQWVKIPPPPSDPTGIWTSKVIHIPHQIGNMSNINLNGRLYFGCLGVLGILLAHDFYSESDQFRVVQLPDYPDYNKDYKRTLTTSGGFVMYVRTLAKKEETVLKIWRLSNDDDSWQLLWEVGFPITGNYAPVAMHPFDVAAVYLWSRHDHHLVSCNLLKRDYTVLGDASNDGHQDCFIDKSVCKLSVDELWRSSSYLDEGLNFQVCIWLFQFVIPRWVESVPRPPQAEMIDTTSLLSYAAATHGRMMKDIEEAEYFWNEVEDGRI from the exons ATGGCGATGGAAACAAAAACACATCTCTTGGAGGTGTTGCAAACAGAGATTCTAGCGAGATTACCACTGAAAACCATCTCCAGATTCAAATCAGTCTGCAAGACATGGAAATCGACAATCGAGTCTGCGTATTTCCGCCGTCTCTTTTTATCTCTGAACCGAAACTCCTCCTCTTCATCATGGTCGCTCATGTACGCACGAGACGAACTCGTAGTTTTCCATGGTCACAAAACATGGGATCTTCCAAAATCTCCGGTTTCACTCATCCCACACTCTTTCAGAAGCTGTTATATCGGCGACTGCGAGTATAGGGATTCTTCCGGTGGATTGGTTTTGATCACAGACGTATCTGATAAAGCTTCCTGCTACGTGGGGAGTCCAGTTACACAGCAGTGGGTTAAAATCCCTCCACCTCCTTCTGATCCGACAG GGATCTGGACTTCCAAAGTAATTCACATTCCTCATCAAATCGGCAACATGTCTAATATCAACCTCAACGGTAGACTCTACTTTGGTTGTCTCGGCGTGCTTGGAATACTCTTAGCTCATGATTTCTATTCTGAATCCGATCAATTCCGGGTCGTTCAGTTACCGGACTATCCGGATTACAACAAGGACTACAAACGAACCTTGACTACATCAGGAGGCTTTGTCATGTATGTCAGAACGttagcaaaaaaagaagaaactgtTTTGAAGATTTGGAGGCTGAGCAACGATGACGACTCTTGGCAACTTTTGTGGGAAGTAGGCTTCCCGATTACCGGTAACTATGCACCAGTGGCAATGCATCCATTTGATGTCGCTGCTGTTTATCTATGGAGTCGACATGATCATCATTTGGTATCATGTAACTTGCTGAAACGAGACTACACAGTCCTGGGGGATGCATCTAATGACGGTCATCAAGATTGTTTTATTGACAAGTCTGTTTGTAAGCTGAGTGTGGATGAGTTATGGCGATCATCATCATATTTAGACGAAGGCTTGAACTTTCAAGTTTGTATCTGGTTGTTCCAGTTCGTGATCCCACGGTGGGTGGAATCAGTGCCTCGTCCTCCCCAAGCTGAGATGATTGATACGACTTCACTACTTTCTTACGCTGCAGCAACACATGGGAGAATGATGAAGGATATTGAAGAAGCGGAGTACTTTTGGAATGAGGTCGAGGATGGCCGGATCTGA
- the LOC103845628 gene encoding uncharacterized protein LOC103845628 isoform X1 gives MSKEIAIRTGESSPPLLFRQVSPGPSDSTLQFRLLHFWNARKNVKGGPEILLGVEMLMIDAEGTLAQGFIGQNRRSQYEKELERGRVYTLTTFYASNSKVMYHVADQRLVICISHDSALSKDEEDVESILTERFRVHSFSDFEANCDLRGDLHDVVGHLKLVDGQALHQRPVLCTKDGSVSRKVTVHLQLKDGPVVNVYLWDEAAESFRLKFDASATTPTVLLVTTVNPKRLGGKLCLSSMSSSRVFLDEDVDPTSEYLTWLSANPSATSLVNPVEVVKAETLTISEIAAFLKREPAKVAYFDCIATIDDVKLGAEWYYIACKDCQTKLNRGPTTLLCPKCRNEDATALANYRVELSVYDNEAQCTFIILGDAGKELTGRKASELIDAYVQENGGDEAELEVPLPQCFIDTIGQTKKFRIKVSPYNFTSTRISLTATKIISPAVLPPKNTPLSTPLSLLGAQNRRPGAEVGILEVAESSGSGTSATDDQKGAKRIKRSG, from the exons ATGTCGAAAGAGATCGCAATCCGCACCGGCGAATCTTCCCCTCCTCTCCTCTTCCGCCAAGTTTCTCCCGGACCCAGCGATTCCACCCTGCAGTTCCGGCTTCTCCATTTCTGGAATGCTCGGAAGAACGTCAAAGGAGGACCAGAGATCCTTCTTGGGGTCGAGATGCTGATGATCGATGCGgag GGAACTTTAGCTCAGGGGTTCATCGGTCAGAACCGTCGGAGCCAGTATGAGAAAGAGCTTGAGCGTGGGAGGGTCTACACATTGACAACCTTCTATGCATCAAACAGCAAGGTGATGTACCATGTTGCTGATCAGAGGCTGGTAATCTGCATCTCACACGACTCTGCCCTGtcaaaagatgaagaagacgtTGAAAGCATTTTGACAGAGCGCTTCAGAGTCCATTCCTTTTCAGACTTTGAAGCAAACTGCGATCTCAGAGGGGATCTTCACG ATGTTGTTGGCCACCTTAAGCTGGTTGATGGCCAGGCTCTCCATCAGCGTCCGGTTTTGTGCACCAAGGATGGCTCAGTTTCTCGGAAAGTGACGGTCCATTTGCAGCTTAAAGA TGGTCCAGTGGTGAACGTGTATTTATGGGACGAGGCCGCAGAAAGTTTCCGCTTGAAGTTTGACGCAAGTGCAACCACTCCAACGGTTCTTCTGGTCACAACTGTCAATCCGAAAAGGCTCGGGG GGAAGTTGTGCCTAAGTTCCATGTCCTCTTCAAGGGTGTTTTTGGACGAAGATGTTGACCCCACCAGTGAATACTTGACCTG GTTGAGTGCGAACCCTTCTGCCACTTCTTTGGTCAACCCAGTTGAGGTTGTCAAAGCTGAGACTCTCACAATAAGTGAGATTGCTGCGTTCCTCAAACGTGAGCCTGCTAAG GTTGCCTACTTTGACTGCATTGCAACAATTGATGATGTCAAGCTTGGGGCTGAGTGGTATTACATTGCTTGCAAAGATTGCCAGACCAAGCTAAACCGTGGTCCGACAACCTTGCTTTGTCCAAAATGCCGCAATGAAGATGCTACTGCATTAGCCAA CTATCGGGTGGAGCTTTCTGTTTATGATAATGAGGCGCAGTGCACGTTCATCATCCTCGGCGATGCTGGAAAAGAGCTCACTGGCAGAAAAGCATCAGAGTTGATTGACGCCTATGTTCAG GAAAATGGTGGAGATGAGGCTGAGCTTGAAGTTCCACTGCCACAGTGTTTTATTGACACAATTGGCCAGACAAAGAAATTCAGGATCAAGGTCTCCCCCTACAATTTCACTTCAACCCGAATTTCCTTGACCGCTACCAAGATAATCTCACCAGCAGTTTTACCACCAAAAAATACGCCACTCAGCACGCCACTTTCTCTTCTTGGCGCACAAAACCGTCGTCCAGGAGCTGAAGTGGGAATCTTAGAGGTAGCTGAGAGCAGCGGTAGTGGTACTTCCGCCACTGACGACCAGAAGGGAGCTAAGCGTATCAAGCGTAGTGGCTAG
- the LOC103845627 gene encoding F-box protein At5g25290-like translates to MKLSSSLSSALSGSPWLMLSPEEGGCMLYNPKEGNIERDLLEDFPGCRVLANSGNWCLVLDSGSNLFIVDVFSKETIHLPSLESIRSTTCPIKRVGDVVRGLLWVDKGGKDYVVVWFFDREYNHDCLSFCKKGDTHYTDIPLFDRDAHWYRGLSEMVLRGYTLYITTSRRFVRVLDLSGGHEQGYSSFKETTRPFPMLSCYESCDSSIAVTTSGEVLLVESDPWNRTWFRVYKKDPDIEDPDSSCHTVLEVDSLGGEALLLDLGFTVPADDALGIEPDSIYFTRHYRPSQWKGRDLDICVYNLATKSFKRFSDLDVMNLMDARWFLSED, encoded by the coding sequence ATGAAGTTATCTTCTTCCCTCTCGTCGGCGTTAAGCGGATCTCCATGGCTGATGCTTTCTCCCGAAGAAGGTGGTTGTATGCTGTACAATCCAAAAGAAGGCAATATCGAAAGGGACCTGCTGGAAGACTTTCCAGGGTGTCGAGTCCTGGCAAACTCGGGTAACTGGTGCTTGGTGTTAGATTCTGGATCCAATTTATTTATCGTAGACGTGTTTAGCAAGGAAACGATCCATCTCCCGTCTCTAGAGTCGATTAGGTCAACTACTTGTCCTATCAAGCGCGTGGGTGATGTTGTGAGGGGCCTTTTGTGGGTAGACAAAGGGGGAAAAGATTACGTTGTGGTGTGGTTCTTCGACCGCGAATATAACCACGATTGCCTAAGCTTTTGCAAGAAAGGGGATACTCACTACACCGACATCCCTCTGTTTGACCGAGACGCTCACTGGTATAGGGGTTTATCCGAGATGGTGCTACGGGGTTACACTCTTTACATCACAACAAGTCGTCGTTTTGTTCGAGTCCTAGATCTGTCTGGAGGACATGAGCAAGGTTACTCCTCCTTCAAGGAGACTACCAGGCCATTCCCAATGCTTTCTTGTTATGAATCATGCGATTCTAGCATTGCGGTTACAACATCaggagaagttttgttggttgaGAGTGATCCATGGAATAGGACCTGGTTCCGCGTCTACAAGAAGGATCCTGATATAGAAGACCCGGATTCCTCCTGCCACACGGTTCTTGAGGTGGATTCTCTTGGTGGTGAGGCCCTGCTTCTTGACTTGGGTTTCACCGTGCCTGCTGACGATGCCCTTGGCATCGAACCAGACTCCATCTATTTCACCCGCCACTACCGTCCCAGCCAATGGAAAGGCCGTGACCTTGACATCTGTGTGTACAATCTTGCCACCAAATCCTTCAAACGCTTTTCTGATCTTGATGTCATGAATCTCATGGATGCTCGATGGTTTCTCTCTGAAGATTAa